One Palaemon carinicauda isolate YSFRI2023 chromosome 5, ASM3689809v2, whole genome shotgun sequence DNA window includes the following coding sequences:
- the LOC137640389 gene encoding uncharacterized protein, whose amino-acid sequence MEKLKKTRTTCRGWVTRASKALSDLLKSSTTTISQFEYAIKEYDQRLAKLDEVQEAIEIEVAEEELEQLLDEAHDFRTVSVQPRIQAEDQIRKLAAAACPGSKAGSISGQSSSRESDITNVKLPKLELPKFSGEVTQWQSFWDQYNSHIDATDLPVISKFTYLLSLLEGDARNVVKGLAHTSANYQVACKLLKERYYKPERIIFAHVQALLNGEVNINVSGPKGVAQLWKLRDDILIHIRSLEALGITGKQCEVFLTPIILSRLPSELRLEWARDGDGHESDLDWLLTFLDKEISRLERSEAFKGKSSIEVKKIENKSSKDKVYSAAALHASSKQENTMCSFCAKKHKSENCYGVLELSGKERGEKIRSLGLCFKCLKSGHMSRDCKARTRCTKCNGAHSTLMCGVRLEINLKKEESEAKEGAIGSDKPGDVALLTGQGGNCAILQTAKVQVIGSDGTVVTAQVMFDNGADRSYISSKFVKKCKPQWITSAPMPYSSFGGHTDDYHHDSPIEIDILIGLDFYWTLISPVDAFQINHVVAMKSLFGYVLSGRLYKTNDSCTYSVPQLLCISSVSDSDLCKFWDLETVGVKPRELVESYSETKVFKEFESTVKFVNGRYDVALPWKDDSAKERLLNNVVIAHKRLGRLMVKLEHDKELKKEYQKVFDSYESDHIIEEVPRQEISGVNPVYYMPHRPVVKLSSSSTKIRPVFDASASCYNGVSLNDCLSSGPSLNPDLVEVLLRFRRWPIAVTADIRKAFLQISVQEKDRDVHRFLWPRDDGTIRHMRFTRVPFGNTASPFLLNATIKHHLDKYPPTSVVQDLKANMYTDNWLSGADSAVEAADKFCEARSILADASMDLTKLVSNSLLITSQLCDNKVPFINSDEPNTVLGLKWCNSLDSFSFDGITSDSFVEVVSTKRSILSVIAKIFDPLGLISPYVMYGKILFQELWKLGLTWDQEMPSELKLKFQRWLLSSEHFKNYQIDRCYFSPKAWGRLSHMELHGFGDASEKGYGPCVYLRVPVENGSYKVSLVSSKSRVAPIKTITLPRLEVMGCLLCSRLVNFVKNTLNLDNCVRVRCWTDSTIALSWIQRDASKKDLFVANRVKEIRELTPPSCWQHCVSKDNPADLITRGLLADKLVDSTMWLYGPSMLKESQYQEREGNPVKYKDEIGIESTAVCLNVQGMPDNPLIDLDRYSKLSKVLRVTAYVLRFIINCRNSNNKVAGPLITEEIDFAKLKLIYCIQREVFSAEIKVLLGKKAIPQWFKL is encoded by the exons ATGGAGAAGTTAAAGAAGACTAGGACTACATGTAGAGGGTGGGTGACAAGAGCTTCCAAGGCACTGAGTGACCTTCTGAAGTCTTCCACCACAACTATTAGTCAATTTGAGTATGCTATCAAGGAATACGACCAGAGACTAGCTAAGTTGGATGAAGTCCAAGAAGCAATAGAAATTGAGGTAGCTGAAGAAGAACTAGAACAACTTTTGGATGAAGCCCATGATTTTAGAACAGTAAGTGTGCAGCCTAGGATAcaagctgaagaccagataaggaAGTTAGCAGCAGCAGCGTGTCCTGGTTCTAAAGCTGGCAGTATAAGTGGACAGTCTTCATCTCGAGAGTCAGATATCACCAATGTCAAGTTACCCAAGCTGGAGCTACCGAAGTTTAGTGGTGAAGTGACCCAATGGCAGTCCTTCTGGGATCAATATAATTCCCACATCGATGCAACAGACCTTCCAGTGATCAGTAAGTTCACTTATTTGCTGTCTTTGCTGGAGGGAGATGCCAGGAATGTAGTGAAGGGACTAGCTCATACCAGTGCTAATTACCAGGTTGCCTGCAAACTACTGAAGGAACGCTACTACAAGCCAGAAAGGATTATTTTTGCTCATGTCCAGGCATTGTTAAATGGTGAGGTCAACATTAATGTCAGCGGACCCAAGGGTGTGGCACAGCTGTGGAAATTACGAGATGACATTCTAATACACATCCGCAGTTTGGAAGCGCTAGGCATCACAGGAAAACAATGTGAAGTGTTTCTTACACCTATCATCCTCTCCCGTTTGCCAAGTGAACTGCGGCTAGAGTGGGCCAGGGATGGTGATGGACATGAGAGTGATTTAGATTGGTTATTGACATTCTTAGACAAGGAAATTTCAAGATTAGAAAGGTCTGAAGCCTTTAAGGGAAAGAGCAGTAttgaagtaaagaaaattgaaaataagagttcTAAAGACAAGGTGTATTCAGCCGCAGCCCTTCATGCTTCGTCCAAGCAAGAAAACACAATGTGCAGTTTCTGTGCCAAGAAGCACAAATCGGAAAACTGTTATGGTGTGCTAGAATTGAGTGGAAAGGAGCGAGGTGAAAAAATAAGAAGTTTAGGCCTATGTTTCAAGTGTTTGAAGAGTGGACACATGTCAAGAGACTGTAAAGCTCGTACAAGGTGTACAAAGTGTAACGGTGCCCATTCTACCTTAATGTGTGGCGTTAGGTTGGAAATTAACCTTAAGAAGGAGGAAAGTGAAGCAAAGGAAGGTGCTATTGGCAGTGACAAGCCTGGCGATGTGGCACTTCTAACAGGGCAAGGTGGTAACTGTGCCATTTTACAAACTGCCAAAGTTCAGGTGATTGGTAGTGATGGTACTGTTGTCACTGCTCAGGTAATGTTTGATAATGGTGCAGACAGGTCTTATATTAGTAGCAAATTTGTGAAGAAGTGTAAACCACAATGGATCACTAGTGCACCTATGCCATACTCTAGTTTTGGTGGTCATA ctgatgattaccaccaTGATTCTCCCATTGAGATTGATATACTGATTGGTCTAGATTTCTACTGGACACTGATTTCTCCTGTAGATGCCTTCCAAATTAACCATGTTGTAGCCATGAAGTCTCTCTTTGGTTATGTCTTGAGTGGCAGGCTGTATAAAACCAATGACTCTTGTACCTATTCTGTACCACAATTATTGTGTATCTCCTCTGTTTCAGATTCAGATTTGTGTAAGTTTTGGGATTTGGAAACTGTAGGGGTTAAGCCTAGGGAACTTGTTGAAAGTTATAGTGAAACCAAAGTTTTCAAAGAATTTGAGAGTACTGTGAAGTTTGTGAATGGTCGCTATGACGTTGCACTGCCATGGAAGGATGATTCTGCTAAGGAAAGGCTTTTAAATAATGTTGTCATAGCCCATAAAAGGTTAGGTAGGCTAATGGTTAAGTTAGAACACGATAAGGAGCTTAAGAAAGAATATCAAAAAGTGTTTGATAGTTATGAGTCTGATCACATAATAGAAGAGGTACCAAGGCAGGAAATTTCAGGTGTGAATCCTGTGTACTATATGCCTCATCGTCCAGTAGTTAAGTTAAGTAGTTCAAGTACTAAGATAAGACCTGTGTTTGATGCCTCTGCCTCTTGTTACAATGGTGTATCATTGAATGACTGTTTGTCCTCAGGCCCATCACTCAACCCTGACTTGGTTGAGGTGCTCCTTCGTTTTCGTCGTTGGCCCATTGCTGTTACAGCTGATATAAGAAAGGCCTTTTTGCAAATTAGTGTACAAGAGAAAGACAGGGATGTTCATAGATTTTTGTGGCCAAGAGACGATGGTACAATACGGCACATGAGATTCACACGTGTACCCTTTGGTAACACAGCGAGCCCATTTCTGTTAAATGCCACAATTAAACATCATTTGGATAAGTATCCCCCAACTAGTGTAGTGCAAGATTTGAAGGCTAACATGTATACAGACAATTGGTTGAGTGGTGCGGATTCTGCTGTAGAAGCAGCTGATAAATTTTGTGAAGCCCGTAGCATTTTAGCTGATGCTAGTATGGACCTTACAAAACTTGTATCAAATAGTTTGCTAATTACTTCTCAGTTATGTGACAACAAGGTACCCTTTATAAATTCTGATGAACCCAATACTGTATTAGGCCTGAAGTGGTGTAACTCACTGGACAGTTTCTCCTTTGATGGCATAACCTCAGATTCCTTTGTAGAAGTAGTCTCTACTAAGCGAAGTATCCTTAGTGTGATAGCTAAGATTTTTGACCCTTTGGGGTTAATTAGTCCATATGTTATGTATGGCAAGATACTTTTTCAGGAACTCTGGAAACTGGGTTTGACTTGGGATCAAGAAATGCCATCAGAGTTGAAGCTAAAGTTTCAAAGATGGCTCCTTAGTAGTGAGCATTTTAAGAATTATCAGATAGATAGATGTTATTTTTCACCAAAGGCCTGGGGGAGGCTTAGTCATATGGAGCTACATGGGTTTGGTGATGCCTCTGAAAAGGGCTATGGGCCTTGTGTGTACCTGCGAGTGCCTGTGGAGAACGGCTCATACAAGGTGTCATTAGTGTCCTCTAAGTCAAGAGTTGCTCCCATAAAGACAATTACATTGCCTAGGTTAGAAGTCATGGGATGTCTTTTGTGTTCACGATTAGTCAACTTTGTGAAGAATACCCTTAACTTAGATAACTGTGTTAGAGTTAGGTGTTGGACAGATTCTACCATTGCTCTGTCATGGATTCAAAGAGATGCTAGTAAGAAGGACCTATTTGTAGCTAATCGGGTAAAGGAAATCAGAGAGTTAACACCTCCAAGTTGCTGGCAACATTGTGTAAGTAAGGACAATCCAGCTGACCTGATAACACGAGGTCTGTTGGCTGACAAGCTTGTGGATAGTACTATGTGGCTCTATGGGCCTAGTATGTTAAAAGAATCCCAATACCAGGAAAGGGAAGGTAACCCAGTTAAGTATAAAGATGAAATAGGCATAGAAAGTACTGCTGTCTGTCTTAATGTACAAGGCATGCCAGACAACCCTTTGATAGATTTAGATCGATACAGTAAATTAAGCAAGGTGTTAAGAGTTACAGCTTATGTCTTAAGATTTATCATAAATTgtagaaatagtaataacaaagTGGCAGGCCCTCTCATTACTGAAGAGATTGATTTTGCTAAGTTGAAGTTGATTTACTGCATCCAAAGAGAAGTGTTTTCTGCAGAAATAAAGGTACTTTTGGGTAAAAAGGCTATCCCTCAATGGTTTAAACTCTAA